One Sphingobacteruim zhuxiongii DNA window includes the following coding sequences:
- a CDS encoding SDR family NAD(P)-dependent oxidoreductase: MDFGNLSNKRAFITGSCEGIGFAIATLLVAMGCEVIIHDKSDEEKCRLAAHKIDPKGSLCREFVVGDLGRMEELNHIQSQLSNVDILVLNASTQSRIDFELLDKAIFDQEVNTNVWSSIALVQRVIPHMKDSKWGRIVTLGSVQEVKPHPKMAIYASMKAATSNLVKNLALQYASLGITVNNVAPGVVATARNIEALSNEEYAATMLQKIPIGSFAKPEDCAGIVAFLVSELGNYITGQTIYCDGGMSL; encoded by the coding sequence ATGGATTTCGGCAATTTAAGTAATAAACGAGCATTTATAACTGGTTCATGTGAGGGCATAGGCTTTGCAATTGCAACCCTGCTCGTTGCGATGGGTTGTGAAGTTATCATCCATGATAAATCGGATGAAGAAAAATGTCGATTAGCGGCCCATAAGATTGATCCAAAAGGAAGCTTATGCAGAGAATTTGTTGTTGGGGATCTGGGTAGAATGGAAGAGTTAAATCACATACAATCACAATTGAGTAATGTCGACATACTTGTTCTCAACGCATCTACACAAAGTCGTATAGACTTTGAATTGCTCGATAAAGCAATATTTGATCAGGAAGTTAATACGAATGTTTGGTCAAGTATTGCGTTAGTGCAACGCGTTATTCCACATATGAAAGATTCAAAGTGGGGGCGTATTGTGACTTTAGGGAGCGTTCAAGAGGTGAAGCCTCATCCGAAGATGGCAATTTATGCGAGTATGAAAGCAGCAACAAGCAACTTAGTTAAGAATCTGGCTTTGCAATATGCGAGTTTGGGCATTACGGTCAACAATGTAGCGCCGGGTGTGGTTGCGACCGCTCGAAATATCGAAGCGTTGAGTAATGAAGAATATGCGGCAACAATGCTGCAAAAGATACCGATTGGCAGCTTTGCGAAACCAGAAGATTGTGCCGGGATCGTCGCATTTTTAGTATCTGAATTAGGAAATTATATCACTGGGCAAACCATCTACTGTGATGGTGGGATGAGCCTTTAA